The genomic segment CTACCGCGCCGCCCTCATGCGGATATTGATATGCGGTATAGGCAATCTTCTTTTGCTCCAGCGCCCGCATGACGTTTGTTTTATGCTCGTTTTTTGCCATCTTCCTCTTCCTTTTGGGCAGCTCCCTGGCTTCTATTATAGCAGATTCTCCCCCGGAATCAACGGATGCGAACAGCGCAGGCCATCCCTAATGCTCGATATCCATAATAAACTCCAGCTGGCAAAAGGTGTCCCGATCCGTATTGATGGCATGTGCCGTCAGCAGGCCGTCTCTTTTTTTATCGTTGATCAGGATGCGCTCTCCTCTGCCTGCGCCAAAAATAATATGGTCGTAGCGCACGTTCTGCTCTTTCAAAAACCGCAGGGTATGCGCCTTTTCATATTCCGTGCGGGCGGTGAGGAAGATGATCATATCCTCACTGCTGATTTGCTCCAAAAACTCTTTTGCGCCGGGCAGGAAGGAATCCTCCCCGTCCAAAAAAGGTCCATCGTGCCTCACGATCGTGCCATCCAGATCCAAAATCCAGGTTTTGGGCATTTTGGAGAGATGAATGCTTTGCTTTTCCATAGTTTCCCGCCTTTTCCCTCAGTGCCGCCCGTTCTGCCCGCCTTCCAGCCCGCATCTCCAGCGATGGATTGCGGCAATATCCTTGGGCGTCGTCCGGCAGCAGCCGCCAATCAGCCGTGCTCCGGCCGCATACCACTTTTTCGCCCAGGCCTCATATCCCCCGGCCTCCGCCGCGCCATGCCAGGTTTTGCAGACGGCATCATAACATTCCCCGCTATTGGGATATACCACGATGGGCTTACTGCTGTTTTCGCGAATTTGCCCGATGAGCTCCTGGACATATTCCGGCGCCGTGCAGTTTACCCCGATGGCCTGAATGCAGTCCCACTCCTCCAGCTGGGCGGCGCATTCCGCGATGGGCGTCCCTTCGCAGATCTGTGTTCCATTCTTGCAGCTGAAACAAATCCACCCGCCAGCACCGGGAATCTCCTGCATACACTGCGCCAGCGCCTTGGCCTCCAGAAGGCTCGGGATGGTCTCGCAGGCGAAAATCTCTGCGCCGGCCTCCCATAAATCCTGCATGCGCCCCCGGTGAAACGCATAGAGCTCCTGCTGGCTGAGGCCGTATTCGCCTCGATATTCCGAGCCATCTGCCAAATAGGCCCCATATGGCCCGATGGACGCCGCCAAAACGGGGTATGCGCGCCCGGCGCCTTCCCCGATTTCCGCCCAAAAGCGAGCACGCGCCTGCTTTAGGAGCGCAATCGAGCGCGCTATCATCTCCTCTGCCTGCTGCTGGGCATAGCCCTTGCTCAAAAATCCGGGAATGGTAGCCTGATAGCTGGCAGAAATGCCAATATCCGCGCCCGCGCAGAAATAGTCATAATGCACCGCCTCAATCTCCTCCGGCTGTTCCGCCAAAATTTTAGCAGACCAGAGCGAATCCGCCAGGGATAATCCCCGGTTTTCCAGTTCCGTCGCCAAGGCGCCATCCAGCACCACAACCTTCTGCCTTTCCAGCAGTTCCTCCAAACGATTTTTCATCTGTCCCTCCGCTGTGCTCCCACTTTCAAAAACCCCTGGCCTCGCACATAGCCTCAATCTGCTGATACTTCATGCCCCGTGTGAGATTGGCTGCCGTCTGCGCGTTCTGCCCTTCCATCAAAATCCCATAAACACCCAGCCGCTTGACCCGTTTGCCCAGCTTGGTATTTTCCTTATTTTCTTCCGCGATCATCCCGGCATAGAGCACCGTCAGCAAATAATCCGCCAAAAGTGCATCCGGCCCATACTCCCGCTTCGCCAGCCCTGTGATGGCCCGGAGCACTTTCATATCCAGCTTTTTGCCCGTATATTCATACACCTTCAGATAATCTTGATACAGCTTTTCCCTGCCATGCCTTTCCGCCAGCGCGATCATCTGAGCGAAGTACTCCTCGTCCCGCAGCGCCTTTCTCTCTTGGCCTGGCCGTGCCAAAAAAACGCACCAGTCATCAAAGCTGCCCCGGTCAAACTCCAAAAAAGCACCGCCGGGAAAATTTTTAATGCACCTGCCCATCGCGCCTCATTCCTCTGCCTCTTTTCGCAGCAGTACGGCCGTCTCCACATGTGTCGTCTGGGGGAACATATCCACCGGCTGAATGAAGCGGGGTGCATATCCCTTTTGCCGGAACAGCGCGAGATCCCGCGCCAGCGTCGCCGGATCGCAGGAAACGTAGACCACCCTGCCCGGCGTATACGCCGCAATATCCTCGATGACCTTCTGATCCAGCCCCCTGCGCGGCGGATCGACGATCACCACATCGATTTTCCCCGCCTTATCCGCAATCTGCGCAAAGCCGTCTGCACAGTCTGCACAGTAAAACTCCGCCTTCTCCAGGCCGTTTTTCTCTGCATTTGCCTTGGCATCCGCCACGGCCTGAGGGACAATCTCGATGCCGTAGACCTTGGCCCCAAGCTTGGCCGCATACAGAGACATCGTCCCTGCGCCGCAGTATAAATCGGCCACCACTTCCCCCGGCAAAATCCGCGCCAGCTTGAAAACCGTCTGATAGAGCAGCTCGGTTTGATCGTGGTTTACCTGCAAAAATGTATTGAGCGAAATATCGAAGGAAAGGCCCGCAATCTCCTCCAAAATGCGCTCTGATCCGAAGATAGCCTGCGTCTCGCTTCCCAGAATCTGCGCGCTCCGCTCGGTATTTTTATTCACCAAAACAGAATATACTTCGGGCAGGTTGATGCGCAGGTTTCGGATCAGTTCTTTTGCATGCGGAAGCTGATCGCCGTTGATCACCAGCCCAACCATCATCTCCCCTGCGGC from the Christensenellaceae bacterium 44-20 genome contains:
- the mmuM gene encoding homocysteine S-methyltransferase, whose product is MKNRLEELLERQKVVVLDGALATELENRGLSLADSLWSAKILAEQPEEIEAVHYDYFCAGADIGISASYQATIPGFLSKGYAQQQAEEMIARSIALLKQARARFWAEIGEGAGRAYPVLAASIGPYGAYLADGSEYRGEYGLSQQELYAFHRGRMQDLWEAGAEIFACETIPSLLEAKALAQCMQEIPGAGGWICFSCKNGTQICEGTPIAECAAQLEEWDCIQAIGVNCTAPEYVQELIGQIRENSSKPIVVYPNSGECYDAVCKTWHGAAEAGGYEAWAKKWYAAGARLIGGCCRTTPKDIAAIHRWRCGLEGGQNGRH
- the rlmD gene encoding 23S rRNA (uracil(1939)-C(5))-methyltransferase RlmD, yielding MQRNDICEIEATDLTIEGKAVGRVDGMAVFVDGLLPGERGRARVAKTAKNYAEAELLERLSDSPDRVLPPCPYFGVCGGCQLQHSSYIGQLNYKNTRVQGCMHRIAKISDDVVLNFPLPARQHFGYRNKAALPIVQGENGIEIGYYKQKSHELIDIKKCALLPEEMNDAITLVRDWANEYGLTAYCEQTGKGLLRHLVLRYSAAGEMMVGLVINGDQLPHAKELIRNLRINLPEVYSVLVNKNTERSAQILGSETQAIFGSERILEEIAGLSFDISLNTFLQVNHDQTELLYQTVFKLARILPGEVVADLYCGAGTMSLYAAKLGAKVYGIEIVPQAVADAKANAEKNGLEKAEFYCADCADGFAQIADKAGKIDVVIVDPPRRGLDQKVIEDIAAYTPGRVVYVSCDPATLARDLALFRQKGYAPRFIQPVDMFPQTTHVETAVLLRKEAEE